The Podospora bellae-mahoneyi strain CBS 112042 chromosome 7, whole genome shotgun sequence genome includes a window with the following:
- the ain1 gene encoding alpha-actinin (EggNog:ENOG503NVZA; COG:Z), whose translation MAGFDSCAAGGQPAPGLPGNSVGLGLELERFPDLDCLQQHSGSHSATNTTTTTTTTIVNRPSALSVSSVASSNGSSEYSTDTIFDICDNNADDDEYRRASISSTASSSCTSHTTHCTDDVPTAKSPSSPPGGLVAHTGSPQPQRPPLTRSRRDAKQLHAARLQRSGSTSLALASKRENSLKGRFKRASNTPAADALAATEPPHEQGLTRMAFAEQQRWITVQQKTFTKWLNTKLEVRNLEVKDLVQDLSDGVMLIHLLECLSGESLGRYAAKPKLRVQRFENANLALNFIKSRGIQMTNIGAEDVVDGNRKIILGLIWTLILRFTISDINEEGMTAKEGLLLWCQRKTACYDEVDVRDFSASWNDGLAFCALLDIHRPDLIDYDALDKSDHRGNMQLAFDIAHKEIGIPKLLDVEDVCDVAKPDERSLMTYIAYWFHAFSQMEKVENAGRRVEKFVNNMQGAWEMQSAYERRMAALLKAIRAQIESWQTAKFEGTYADAKAQAGEFASYKRGVKREWVAEKSELATLLGNIKTKLGTYRLRPYDPPAHLSLDTLDREWSNLTKSEMARGQLINETIRDIKNALRKSFADKANDFALALNTMQLAISGLEGDVEDQLHHVRKLSDNLPPLDAYLVTIAAVDAKCQEANIEENDFTTYTYDELVYELSLVKSSVSKKLAFLDNQVVARSMTNLTPIQLEEFESVFRHFDRDDSNSLSEIEFSAALASLGLVFSEDEMHEYFLATSNGRDRVTFEQFIRFMVDVTEDQNTAEQVFQSFREVADGKPYVTEMDLRHSLVPDEVIEKLVEIIPEHKGPDVKEDRGKRQFDYIAFMERLIADEGGRPASSGSGRSNVSGILGERTNGRTSPAKSVASGKNGVY comes from the exons ATGGCGGGATTTGACAGTTGTGCCGCTGGCGGACAGCCGGCACCAGGCCTGCCCGGCAACAgcgtggggttggggttggagctggagcgATTCCCTGATCTCGATTGTTTACAGCAACACTCGGGCAGCCACAgcgccaccaacaccaccaccaccaccaccacaaccattGTCAACCGCCCCTCCGCGCTCTCGGTGTCCTCGGTagcctcctccaacggcTCATCCGAATACTCCACGGATACCATCTTTGACATCTGCGACAacaacgccgacgacgacgaataCAGACGGGCATCCATCTCCAGCACCGCTTCATCATCGTGCACTAGCCACACTACCCACTGCACTGACGACGTCCCCACCGCCAaatctccatcatccccacctGGTGGTCTCGTTGCTCACACGGGCagtccccaaccccaacggcCACCACTCACCCGCAGCCGCCGCGACGCCAAACAGCTGCATGCCGCCCGACTGCAGCGTTCAGGCTCAACCAGCCTAGCCCTCGCCAGCAAGAGGGAAAACTCGTTGAAAGGCCGCTTCAAGCGGGCCTCGaacacccccgccgccgacgCTCTCGCCGCCACCGAACCTCCCCACGAGCAGGGCCTGACCAGGATGGCCTTCGCCGAGCAGCAGCGCTGGATCACGGTCCAGCAAAAGACCTTTACCAAATGGCTAAACACAAAGTTGGAAGTCCGGAACCTCGAGGTCAAGGATCTGGTGCAAGACCTGAGTGATGGC GTAAtgctcatccacctcctcgagTGTCTCTCGGGCGAATCACTCGGCCGATATGCCGCCAAACCAAAGCTGCGTGTGCAGCGCTTCGAGaacgccaacctcgccctcaactTTATCAAATCCCGAGGGATTCAAATGACGAATATAGGCGCCGAAGATGTCGTGGACGGAAACAGAAAGATTATCCTGGGGCTTATATGGACGCTTATTTTGCGTTTCACCATCAGTGACATTAACGAGGAGGGTATGACGGCCAAAGAAGGTCTACTTCTGTGGTGTCAACGTAAAACAGCCTGTTACGACGAGGTCGACGTACGGGATTTTAGTGCGAGCTGGAATGATGGCCTGGCATTCTGTGCCTTGCTTGATATCCACCGTCCCGACCTGATCGACTATGACGCTCTCGACAAGTCGGATCACCGGGGCAACATGCAGCTGGCGTTTGATATCGCTCATAAGGAGATTGGCATCCCCAAGCTGCTTGATGTGGAGGATGTGTGCGATGTGGCCAAGCCTGACGAGCGCTCGCTCATGACGTATATTGCCTACTGGTTCCACGCCTTTTCTCAGATGGAAAAGGTTGAGAACGCGGGTCGGCGCGTGGAGAAGTTTGTGAACAACATGCAAGGTGCCTGGGAGATGCAGAGCGCTTATGAGAGGAGAATGGCTGCTCTTCTCAAGGCCATCCGTGCCCAGATTGAGAGCTGGCAGACTGCAAAGTTTGAGGGGACTTATGCTGACGCCAAGGCGCAGGCGGGTGAGTTTGCGTCTTACAAGAGGGGTGTCaagagggagtgggtggCGGAGAAGAGCGAGTTGGCGACGCTGTTGGGGAACATCAAGACCAAGTTGGGGACGTATCGGTTGCGGCCGTATGATCCACCGGCGCATTTGAGTCTAGATACGCTTGATAGGGAATGGTCGAATCTGACCAAGTCTGAGATGGCGCGCGGTCAATTGATCAATGAGACCATTAGAGA CATCAAAAACGCCCTCCGCAAGTCCTTTGCCGACAAGGCCAACGATTTTGCGCTCGCCCTCAACACGATGCAACTAGCCATATCAGGGCTGGAAGGCGATGTAGAAGACCAGCTGCACCATGTCAGAAAGCTGTCGGATAACTTACCACCTCTAGACGCGTACCTGGTGACCATCGCGGCAGTAGATGCCAAGTGCCAGGAGGCGAACATCGAAGAAAACGACTTTACGACTTACACGTACGACGAGCTGGTGTACGAGCTCTCGCTCGTCAAATCGTCGGTTTCGAAAAAATTGGCCTTCTTGGACAACCAAGTCGTGGCACGGAGCATGACGAACCTCACGCCTATCCAGCTCGAGGAATTCGAGTCTGTCTTTAGACACTTTGACCGAGACGACAGCAATTCCCTGTCGGAAATTGAGTTTTCGGCCGCGTTGGCGTCGCTGGGCTTGGTGTTTTCCGAGGATGAGATGCACGAGTACTTTTTGGCGACGTCGAACGGGCGGGACAGGGTGACGTTTGAGCAGTTTATTCGGTTCATGGTTGATGTGACGGAGGATCAGAACACGGCGGAGCAGGTGTTTCAGAGCTttagggaggtggcggaCGGAAAGCCGTATGTGACGGAGATGGATCTGCGGCATAGCTTGGTGCCGGACGAGGTGATTgagaagctggtggagatTATTCCTGAGCACAAGGGGCCGGATGTGAAGGAAGACAGGGGGAAGAGGCAGTTTGATTATATTGCTTttatggagaggttgattgcTGATGAGGGGGGCAGGCCGGCTAgtagtgggagtgggaggagtaATGTTAGTGGGATTTTGGGGGAAAGGACGAATGGGAGGACGAGTCCGGCGAAGAGTGTGGCTAGTGGGAAGAATGGGGTTTATtga
- the MKK1 gene encoding Protein kinase C signaling pathway involved MAPKK protein (COG:T; EggNog:ENOG503NUYZ) → MVASDNQSSEAAAPRPQPPNLTLEFPSPQPSPGSSVPKMNSVPLLRPALPGGNRSGGRAPRLGLAIPPSPNAKPLSNPGPAPGRPALPTLHLATPMGSSSVVPQEQPQHIKPTLSLQSASGGSESSAAHSRSGSFGPFDGRASNPTSAGSQFSALSFAEQYGIGPTRHAGTGDPVSAVGSLYSNASESVGMERENSLHGLESFDKLSLDKARSADVEDLDDEGWRIVSMEKRIVELGSLGEGAGGAVTRCKLKGGNTVFALKVITTNPDPDVKRQIVRELGFNKDCMSEHICRYYGAFVDPSTATISIAMEFCEGGSLDSIYKEVKRLGGRTGEKVLGKISEGVLQGLTYLHSKKIIHRDIKPSNILLCRNGEVKLCDFGVSGEFGTKGDANTFIGTSYYMAPERITGQSYTITSDVWSTGVTLLEVAQHRFPFPADGTEMQPRAGLIDLLTYIVRQPIPKLKDEPEASIFWSDSFKYFIECCLEKDPLRRATPWRMLEHPWMVEMKTKRVNMSKYLTQVWGWDDKK, encoded by the exons ATGGTCGCTTCAGATAATCAGAGCAGCGAGGCCGCTGCGCCTCGG CCTCAGCCACCAAACCTTACTCTGGAgttcccatcaccacagccCTCGCCCGGCTCCTCCGTCCCTAAGATGAACAGCgttcccctcctccgtcccgcCCTCCCAGGAGGCAACCGCTCCGGCGGACGTGCTCCCCGTCTCGGCCTCGCCAtccctccatcccccaacGCAAAACCACTCAGCAACCCCGGTCCGGCCCCAGGTAGGCCAGCACTCCCGACTCTTCATCTTGCTACCCCCATGGGAAGCAGCAGCGTGGTCCCGCaagaacaaccacaacacatCAAGCCCACCCTCAGTCTCCAATCCgccagcggcggcagcgaaTCCAGCGCCGCCCACTCCAGATCCGGCTCTTTCGGCCCCTTTGACGGCCGCGCGAGCAACCCAACCAGTGCCGGGTCGCAGTTCAGCGCTTTGTCGTTTGCTGAGCAGTATGGCATTGGACCGACTAGACACGCCGGGACAGGGGACCCGGTATCAGCCGTGGGATCGCTCTACTCAAACGCCAGCGAGAGCGTCGGCatggaaagagaaaacaGCCTACACGGGCTGGAGAGCTTCGACAAGCTGAGCCTAGACAAGGCGAGGAGCGCGGATGTGGAGGATCTGGACGATGAAGGCTGGAGGATCGTGAGCATGGAGAAGAGGATTGTCGAGCTGGGGagtttgggagagggtgcgGGTGGTGCGGTGACGAGGTGTAAGCTCAAGGGGGGGAACACGGTTTTCGCTCTCAAG GTCATCACAaccaaccccgaccccgACGTCAAACGCCAAATCGTCCGCGAGCTCGGCTTCAACAAGGACTGCATGTCGGAGCACATCTGCAGGTACTACGGCGCCTTTGTCGACccctcaaccgccaccatctccatcgcGATGGAATTCTGCGAGGGCGGCTCGCTCGACTCCATCTACAAGGAAGTCAAGCGCCTCGGCGGCCGCACGGGAGAAAAAGTCCTCGGGAAGATTTCCGAGGGCGTCCTCCAGGGCCTGACCTACCTCCACAGCAAAAAGATCATTCACCGTGACATCAAACCGagcaacatcctcctctgccgcAACGGGGAGGTAAAGCTTTGTGACTTTGGTGTGTCGGGTGAGTTTGGCACCAAGGGAGATGCCAACACTTTTATCGGAACGAGTTACTACATGGCTCCGGAACGCATCACGGGGCAGTCATACACCATCACGAGCGACGTCTGGTCGACGGGCGTGACGCTGCTGGAGGTTGCGCAGCATAGATTTCCGTTTCCTGCGGACGGGACCGAAATGCAGCCTAGGGCGGGGTTGATTGATTTGTTGACGTATATTGTGAGGCAGCCGATTCCCAAGCTGAAGGACGAGCCCGAGGCGAGTATTTTTTGGAGTGATAgttttaagtattttattgAGTGCTG TCTGGAGAAGGATCCGCTTAGGAGGGCAACGCCGTGGAGGATGCTGGAGCACCCttggatggtggagatgaagacCAAGAGGGTGAATATGAGCAAGTATTTGACGcaggtttgggggtgggatgataAGAAGTGA
- a CDS encoding hypothetical protein (COG:Q; EggNog:ENOG503NVWS), which translates to MGSTAVEQDGLVIPIINFSDFLSGSPESKAATAKAILTAFQTSGFLYLSHTPIPPDLLTSVFANSASFFDHGEDFKRKYLWTTPDSNRGYSAPGREKVTQLTKPDEVESLREKVPDLKESFEIGREDEPGHPNRWPELAGFREVMTEFHRRCHELNVEVMRAIAVGMGLAEGFFDGFVDRGDNTLRLLHYPAVGKERFVDARPVEGTVVVNAGDLLARWANDGVKSTIHRVVEPPPPKEEGESEEVKEYPARYSVAYFCNPNFDSFIEAIPGTYGGEKGEKKYEGIYSGEYLVQRLSATY; encoded by the exons ATGGGCTCAACAGCAGTGGAACAAGACGGCCTCGTCATTCCT ATCATCAACTTTTCCGATTTCCTCTCTGGCTCCCCCGAATCCAAAGCTGCTACCGCCAAAGCAATCCTCACTGCCTTTCAGACTTCAGGCTTTCTCTAcctctcccacacccccatcccccccgaCCTCTTGACCTCTGTCTTTGCCAACTCTGCCAGCTTTTTTGATCACGGAGAAGACTTCAAGAGGAAGTACCTGTGGACCACACCCGACTCCAATAGGGGGTACTCGGCCCCCGGCAGAGAAAAAGTGACGCAGCTGACGAAGCCGGACGAGGTGGAGAGTTTAAGGGAGAAGGTGCCCGATCTGAAGGAGAGTTTTGAgattgggagggaggatgagcCTGGCCATCCTAACCGCTGGCCTGAGTTGGCAGGGTTCAGGGAAGTGATGACTGAGTTTCACAGACGGTGTCATGAGCTGAATGTGGAGGTTATGAGAGCTATTGCTGTGGGTatggggttggcggaggggtttTTTGATGGGTTTGTGGACAGGGGGGATAATACGTTACGGTTGTTGCATTATCCGGCTGTGGGAAAGGAAAG gtttgtgGATGCGAGGCCTGTTgaggggacggtggtggtgaatgcGGGGGATTTGCTGGCTAGGTGGGCGAATGATGGGGTGAAGAGTACGATTCATCGGGTTGTTGAGCCTCCGCCTccgaaggaggagggggagagtgaAGAGGTGAAGGAGTATCCGGCCAGGTATAGTGTTGC GTACTTTTGCAACCCGAATTTCGACAGCTTCATTGAGGCTATTCCTGGGACTTatgggggagagaagggggagaaaaaGTATGAGGGGATATATAGCGGGGAGTATTTGGTGCAGAGGTTGAGTGCTACTtattga
- the DBP8 gene encoding putative RNA helicase (COG:A; EggNog:ENOG503NVJF), translating into MAATHLIEDYISSHHTDVMPSAASKKTGKVKPVSVDEDIHSDDVNSGPGSGSDSDDSNHSDSDSDSLDSDSPRKRRRTEPKDVQVIDDDDYDDDEDDVPKVIQSAYSVASRIKPQKSQADKEAEAVKATLPEPTTGVTVSTDSNTTFESLGVRPWLVQSLANMAIKRPTAIQRESIPMLLKGRDCIGGSRTGSGKTVAFSVPILQQWAENPSAIFGVILTPTRELALQIFEQVKAISSPHSLKAILVTGGADMRAQAIALAQRPHIVIATPGRLADHIRTSGYDTVCGLGRVRFVVLDEADRLLADNGPGSMLPDVEECLSALPPAEKRQTLLFTATITPEVMALKNMPRKPGREPVFVCEVDTEKLAIPPTLKQMHLQVPVTHREHYLHMFLLTEQNVDKSIIIFCNRTSTADFLHHLLRLLDHRVTSLHSKLPQRQRIDNLGRFRASAARILVATDVAARGLDIPEVKMVINYDIPRDPDDYIHRVGRTARAGRKGDAVTFVGQRDVDLVLAIEERVGRKMEAWEEEGVNLETRVVREALKLVSEKKREALLELEEGKEVGGKRKRGMEKLRAT; encoded by the exons ATGGCAGCAACACATCTCATCGAGGACTATATCTCATCACACCACACAGACGTCATGCCATCAGCTGCCTCGAAAAAGACCGGAAAGGTCAAGCCGGTGTcggtggatgaggatatCCATTCAGATGATGTAAACTCAGGACCAGGTTCTGGCTCTGATTCAGACGACTCCAACCACTCAGACTCGGACTCGGATTCACTGGATAGCGACAGCCCCAGAAAACGCCGCCGAACAGAACCAAAAGATGTTCAAgtcatcgacgacgacgactacgatgatgatgaagatgatgtccCAAAAGTCATCCAGTCTGCCTACAGCGTAGCATCACGCATCAAGCCTCAAAAATCCCAGGCCGACaaagaggccgaggccgtAAAGGCGACCCTCCCGGAGCCCACCACCGGGGTCACGGTCTCTACCgactccaacaccaccttcGAGTCTCTAGGAGTCCGCCCATGGCTGGTTCAGTCCCTCGCCAACATGGCTATCAAACGGCCCACCGCCATTCAAAGAGAAAGTATCCCCATGCTTCTCAAAGGAAGAGATTGCATCGGTGGCAGTAGGACAGGTTCCGGCAAAACAGTCGCCTTTTCAGTCCCCATCCTTCAACAATGGGCCGAGAATCCATCGGCCATCTTCGGCGTCATTCTCACTCCTACTCG TGAACTCGCCCTCCAAATCTTCGAACAAGTCAAGGccatctcctctcctcacTCCCTCAAAGCAATCCTCGTCACCGGAGGCGCAGACATGCGGGCCCAGGCCATCGCCCTCGCCCAAAGGCCACACATCGTCATCGCCACCCCCGGCCGTCTAGCCGACCACATCCGCACTTCCGGCTACGACACCGTCTGCGGCTTGGGTCGCGTGAGATTCGTCGTGCTAGACGAAGCAGACAGGTTGCTTGCCGACAACGGTCCTGGTTCCATGCTCCCGGACGTGGAAGAGTGTCTCTCCGCCTTGCCACCGGCCGAGAAACGGCAGACACTCTTGTTCACCGCTACCATCACCCCGGAAGTCATGGCTCTCAAAAATATGCCCAGAAAACCTGGGAGAGAGCCGGTGTTTGTGTGTGAAGTTGACACGGAGAAGTTGGCGATTCCACCAACGCTTAAGCAGATGCATTTACAGGTTCCTGTTACACACAGGGAGCACTACTTGCACATGTTTTTGCTGACGGAGCAAAACGTCGACAAGAGCATTATTATCTTTTGCAACAGGACGTCAACAGCTGATTTCCTCCATCATTTACTTCGGTTGTTGGACCATAGGGTAACGAGTCTACACTCTAAACTGCCCCAACGGCAGCGGATAGACAACCTGGGCAGATTCAGAGCGTCGGCCGCAAGGATTTTGGTGGCGACGGATGTGGCGGCCAGAGGTTTGGATATTCCTGAAGTGAAGATGGTGATCAACTATGATATCCCGAGAGATCCAGATGATTACATTCATCGCGTCGGTCGCACGGCCAGAGCGGGGAGGAAGGGCGATGCGGTCACATTTGTTGGGCAGAGGGATGTTGATTTGGTGCTGGCgattgaggagagggtggggaggaagatggaggcgtgggaggaggagggcgtgaACTTGGAGACGAGGGTAGTGAGGGAGGCGCTGAAGTTGGTGagcgagaagaagagggaggcgttgctggagttggaggaggggaaggaggttggtgggaagaggaagagggggatggagaAGCTGAGGGCTACTTGA
- the PUS7 gene encoding multisubstrate pseudouridine synthase 7 (EggNog:ENOG503NX34; BUSCO:EOG09261EY9; COG:S), producing the protein MAQRPNTHLPAVRLETEKNLGITHRSAALNFAWTGDIRKRYTDFLVYEINIDGSVIHLYDFIEDKPAHSPTESQFQNKSTALVPASTGPRKQENKAPIVVQEISKEDQEKLIKLIGESTAKKLIEVDNNVQRKVLMSAENRTVVFDPIDDRSQRAEVHQEIRRIFNSRVETVANSEGVITATPSKWAVTRGSSNNRTPSQTFGSRRDNTRGQDRNVSFAKLGGEYLHFTMYKENKDTMDAINTIARLLKIKATNFGFAGTKDRRAATVQRISVRYQRASNLTWLNTRIPNVKVGDFVHKEQPLSLGQHGGNEFIITLKNCSPLGGSECSVAQRMKMIQQTVECGLAYLKHNGYINYFGLQRFGTHTIGTHLLGMKILQGDFEGVIDAILHVDDHYIQEAFNNVGSSHGTKRDFDHSHGNGNNASTANRDDYDRARAITIWKTSKNASKAVEGLPKRFSSEIALIRHLGKNPKDFTGAILSITRSMRMMYIHAFQSYVWNHAASRRWSKYGARVIEGDIVLNEDVEDATTRPSEDDEFDTYDDNEVAHVFPQAHVVTAEDLAAEKYTIFDVVLPTPGYDVVYPQNEIGEFYVEFMGKEENGGLNPYDMRRKNREFSLSGSYRALMGRFITEPQYAIRAYVDDTEQMYPTDLDFATHKKAQQKKSLAQPKPASQAANSWNAFAANPAAFDDALAEFQRRRKASEGPASEVKTIIKETWVETGVNGSAKRVKVARHQQEIESPPETPQADALTRRSSDPELQARMKAALFPGNTEAPAVIPQEDVEMVDTPCAPTPARGPAFLLKSPPVGKGVSLLDSYSPIAEPAAPLQQNPGILSGDGGLVVPKGPNTCGARGLSDTFYAAGGDDPFVGQTSPPTTIVKKEESDSAAKSESDEWYGKKELAGLLGDPTALVKTEQEDDAAPSTSQALVKVEDDCKSDSSVEELINGVPLPKFYTASNNPLLPPKNIVDVDTLDPRARKIAVILKFQLKTSNYATVVLRELMGTTVE; encoded by the exons ATGGCTCAGCGTCCCAACACACACCTGCCCGCGGTGCGTTTGGAGACTGAGAAGAATCTGGGCATCACCCATCGTTCTGCCGCCCTGAACTTTGCCTGGACTGGCGATATCCGCAAGCG ATATACCGATTTCCTTGTGTATGAGATCAACATAGATGGTTCTGTCATCCACCTTTACGACTTCATTGAAGACAAGCCGGCTCACTCCCCGACTGAGAGTCAGTTTCAG AACAAGTCGACTGCTCTTGTTCCCGCTTCGACTGGACCTCGCAAGCAGGAAAACAAAGCCCCTATTGTGGTCCAAGAGATTTCCAAGGAGGACCAAGAGAAGCTCATCAAGTTGATCGGCGAGTCGAcagccaagaagctcatcgagGTCGACAACAATGTGCAACGCAAAGTGCTCATGAGCGCCGAAAACCGCACTGTCGTCTTCGACCCGATTGACGATCGCTCTCAACGTGCCGAAGTCCATCAGGAGATTCGTCGCATCTTCAACAGCCGTGTGGAGACTGTTGCCAACTCTGAAGGCGTCATCACTGCGACCCCCTCCAAGTGGGCTGTCACCCGTGGCAGCAGTAACAACCGCACTCCTAGCCAGACATTTGGTTCTCGTCGCGACAATACTAGGGGTCAAGATCGCAACGTCAGCTTCGCCAAGCTTGGTGGTGAATATCTCCACTTCACCATGTacaaggagaacaaggatACGATGGACGCAATCAACACAATCGCCCGTCTCTTGAAGATCAAGGCCACAAACTTTGGCTTTGCCGGCACCAAAGATCGCCGTGCCGCGACTGTTCAGCGGATCAGTGTCCGCTACCAGAGGGCCTCGAACCTCACTTGGTTAAACACCCGTATCCCCAACGTCAAGGTTGGTGATTTTGTGCACAAGGAGCAGCCACTCTCTCTTGGTCAACACGGTGGCAATGagttcatcatcactctcaaGAACTGCTCCCCTCTTGGTGGCAGTGAATGCTCTGTTGCTCAGCGCATGAAGATGATTCAACAGACGGTCGAGTGCGGCCTTGCCTATCTTAAGCATAACGGATACATCAACTACTTTGGTCTTCAGCGCTTCGGCACCCACACCATCGGGACCCACCTTCTTGGCATGAAGATCCTGCAAGGCGATTTCGAGGGCGTCATCGACGCCATTCTTCATGTCGATGATCACTACATTCAGGAGGCCTTCAATAACGTTGGCTCATCTCACGGGACCAAGCGTGATTTTGATCACAGTCATGGCAATGGCAACAACGCCAGCACTGCCAACCGCGATGACTACGATCGTGCCCGCGCCATTACCATCTGGAAGACTTCTAAGAATGCGAGCAAGGCTGTGGAGGGCCTACCCAAGAGATTCAGCTCTGAAATCGCTCTCATCCGCCACCTTGGCAAGAATCCAAAGGACTTTACGGGTGCAATTCTGAGCATCACGCGTAGTATGCGAATGATGTACATTCACGCCTTCCAGTCCTACGTCTGGAACCACGCTGCATCCCGTCGTTGGTCCAAGTATGGCGCTCGTGTCATTGAAGGCGACATTGTCTTGAacgaggatgttgaggatgccACCACTCGTCccagcgaggatgatgagttcGACACTTACGACGACAATGAGGTCGCTCATGTTTTCCCTCAAGCTCACGTGGTCACTGCCGAGGACCTGGCCGCTGAGAAGTACACCATCTTCGATGTCGTTCTCCCCACTCCCGGCTATGATGTCGTCTATCCCCAGAATGAGATTGGCGAGTTCTACGTCGAGTTCAtgggcaaggaggaaaaTGGCGGTCTGAATCCCTACGACATGCGTCGCAAGAATCGGGAGTTCTCTCTCAGCGGCAGCTACCGCGCCCTCATGGGTCGCTTCATTACTGAGCCCCAATACGCCATTCGGGCTTATGTCGATGACACTGAGCAAATGTACCCCACTGACTTGGATTTTGCTACTCACAAGAAGGCCCAGCAGAAGAAGTCTCTGGCCCAGCCCAAGCCAGCCAGTCAGGCTGCCAACTCTTGGAATGCCTTTGCCGCCAATCCTGCGGCATTTGATGATGCTTTGGCTGAGTTTCAGCGCCGGCGCAAGGCTAGCGAAGGGCCTGCTTCTGAAGTCAAGACAATCATCAAGGAGACTTGGGTCGAAACTGGTGTCAACGGCTCCGCTAAGCGCGTCAAGGTTGCCCGTCATCAGCAAGAGATTGAGTCACCGCCTGAGACTCCTCAGGCCGACGCTTTGACCAGGCGTTCTTCTGATCCCGAGCTTCAGGCTCGCATGAAAGCCGCGCTGTTCCCTGGGAACACGGAGGCTCCGGCTGTCATCCCCCAAGAGGATGTCGAAATGGTCGACACCCCTTGCGCCCCTACACCTGCCAGGGGCCCTGCTTTCCTCTTGAAGTCGCCCCCCGTCGGCAAGGGTGTTTCCCTTCTTGACTCGTACTCTCCCATCGCTGAGCCTGCCGCTCCTCTCCAGCAGAACCCTGGTATTTTGTCTGGGGATGGCGGTCTTGTCGTCCCGAAGGGTCCCAATACCTGTGGTGCCCGAGGTCTTTCTGACACGTTCTACGCCGCTGGCGGGGACGACCCTTTTGTTGGCCAAACTTCGCCTCCTACGACCATtgtgaagaaagaagagagcGACTCGGCTGCCAAGTCAGAATCCGACGAATGGTACGGGAAGAAGGAATTGGCTGGTCTTCTCGGCGACCCGACTGCTCTCGTCAAGactgagcaagaagacgACGCCGCGCCCTCTACCTCCCAGGCGCTCGTCAAGGTTGAGGACGACTGCAAGTCGGATTCCAGTGTCGAAGAGTTGATCAATGGTGTCCCCTTGCCCAAATTCTACACGGCGTCCAACAACCCGTTGTTGCCTCCCAAGAACATTGTCGACGTCGACACTCTCGACCCCAGGGCGCGCAAGATTGCTGTCATTCTCAAATTTCAGCTCAAGACTAGCAACTATGCCACTGTTGTGCTCCGTGAGCTCATGGGTACTACCGTCGAGTAG